From a region of the Mobula birostris isolate sMobBir1 chromosome 28, sMobBir1.hap1, whole genome shotgun sequence genome:
- the LOC140188845 gene encoding avidin-like: MQDPLLCLALLLALVAVGATRTRPAPNLAGCWTNQLGSTADIKMNQDGTLRGTYKSKVSSTGEQAEGDLIGYQLNFDKPTFGFVVKWTTASVRGSVTVWTGQMFDIKSCQILHTMWLLRRKSTPDDNWGATRTGMDVFRRCNAKCGSTAGDGALGG, translated from the exons ATGCAGGACCCACTGCTCTGCCTGGCCCTCCTGCTGGCGCTGGTCGCGGTCGGTGCCACTCGCACCAGGCCG GCCCCGAATCTGGCCGGTTGCTGGACCAACCAGCTCGGGTCGACGGCGGATATCAAGATGAATCAGGACGGGACCCTGCGAGGCACCTACAAGTCAAAGGTGTCCAGCACTGGGGAGCAGGCTGAAGGGGATTTGATCGGGTACCAGCTGAATTTCGACAAGCCGACCTTCGGGTTTGTGGTAAAGTGGACCACAG CGTCGGTCCGGGGGAGTGTCACGGTGTGGACTGGACAGATGTTCGACATAAAGTCTTGCCAAATTTTACACACCATGTGGTTGCTCCGAAGAAAATCCACCCCCGACGACAACTGGGGGGCGACCCG GACGGGGATGGACGTGTTTCGGCGTTGTAACGCGAAGTGTGGATCCACGGCCGGAGACGGCGCGTTGGGAGGTTAG